Sequence from the Polypterus senegalus isolate Bchr_013 chromosome 3, ASM1683550v1, whole genome shotgun sequence genome:
gaatagatagatagatagatagatagatagatagatagatagatagatactttattaatcccaaggggaaattcaccaaaaaaaaaaaaaagagtcaggtaaataaggaaccacaccggcataggCATTTCTTCTCAAtgctttaagctgacttcttgaataggcgattctcagagtgtaacaatccatgtcaaatagtaaaatagtaaaaatgtgtaaaatgtgtaaaaagtgtccagggagcaattccacataaaagaaagtggtagaagtgatgagtgagatagagaaaaatagagataaaaaggttaaaagataaagtcgtatacggagctgctggaaaggctgccactcggatgcggcgccggaaataccTCTGAACTAGTGCATCTCCCAACACAATCACACCCAAAACAATCATGGGTTCAAATATTGTCCCTTTCATTATTAAACAAAGCGGTGAGCACAAACGCAGAGGTATGGGTCCTCCTctcttcttccactcctccaaAGAGTTTTGCCCTCTGCCATCCAATGCTCACACCTCAGACAAGGCAGAGTGGCTCCTTTGATCTTAGATCTCTGAGTACTTCCAGTATTAGGAAGCACTTCCGGCTCAGAAAGACATCTCATAATATAGGGATTATgcatccctgcagcaccctctgctGGCACGCAAAGACCTCCTGGAACTCAACTTACCAGCATGTACTGTGGGTACCCTGCAGGGTACAAAATCTCAGGGGTGCTGCCACCTAGCACATCAGGCAATAAAGGATCCATAGACTGTTGTCTCCCCTGGTTCTCCCATTGCATTGACCTCCTGGCTGTGGCAGAACAGTCCTCACCTTTCATCTTCACTCTCCAATATTCTGGCCTCCCATCCTGGTAAGGAACCCCGTaccatgatgcacattgtagaaATGCCTTGTTCTTCTTAAGGAAAGTTGGTTATTAATGCTTGGCGTCGTGGCGAAAAGTTTTAGGTTTGCCTTTAGTTTCTATAAACATACGTAATAATAGTTAAGAGAATGTTTtctaaaattccactgggtagccatcggGGCCCACTGCTTTcccattttgaaatgaaattatagCATCTAGTAACTTTGAAAATGTCAGAGGTAatacattcttatttttcttgGATAAACAGGTCCGAAGTGTTCGTGTGGAGAAGAAAAGGTAAGGAGAAATCTGGCGTTTTTAGCACATACCACAAGACTAGGAGCACACTTTTTTGTTGGGTTTGTTAACGGTGTCGGCCTCTCTAAGAAGCGAGGCACAGACTGGCAGTAGTAACTTGCTAAACCCAAAACATTTGAGATAAaattttgttgtctctagcttcAATAAAcgtgctaataatagtggagctaacttataaAGTTCCACTGGGTTGCCATCTGGGCCTGCAGttttcccactttggagtgagtttatTGCAtcgtaattctgagagtgtccgTATGTAGGTGTGTTGCGTCAAACTTCTTAGATCGTGTCTCACCTTCTTTAATCTGAGTGGAGTATAAGGACTTGTAGTTCTCTCTAAATGTGTGCGAtacatttttatggtcaatgaatTTTTAGCTCCAGTTGTGTTGGTAATTTCAGTTATTGCATTGCGAACGTCCtccttgtggatttgttgagctaaggtCTTATTAGCCTTCTCACCTTCTTCATAGTAATGACACTGCAACTTCAAGATgagtttttgtttctgttgccTGTTGCTGTCGAGGTTCAATTCTGATGACCCAGGTGGTCTTTCCCTGTGAAGTGCCTCATCTGGAGACCTGGCATTTTCTTGGTCTTTTCTGGAGATTTCACTGATTCACTCTGACAACGTCTTGGTCTCCAATTTATTGTTATGTGAGttagatatgaaataatctgttctcTTGAAAACGCCTTCAGAGTTTCCTAAAGTATTCCTGTGTAAACCACTGAGGATGttttagtctttaaaaaaatcatttgtttgtCCAGAGATGAACTCTGTAAAGTTCACATCTGCTAACAACGGAGGGTGAAGACGCCAGCTATGACAGGAGTGTGTAGGGGTTCAAGCTCCAAGATCAAGAGGAGCACGAACAGAGATAACGATCGCGTCATACTTTCAAGGTTTGATAGTGGGCAATAAATTATCAAGGAGATAGATAATCAGTTGTTGGGTAACTATGATAAACTGGGGAGAAGAAGGAATATACTCTTGAATGTGGATTTAATAACCTCCATGGGTTTGGTCTGTTATGACTCATTCCAAATTGTGTGATTGTCTTTGTGGTATTAGATGCTATTGTCCCTGAAGTTCATGATCTGTCCACGTCGGGATTTAAAGATGCAATGAAATGTCTCCAGCCATTGAAATGTTTGGAGTGCCCATATTGGGAGATGATGCAAGTACATTTTGAATAAAGTCTCCACTTTTAAATCAGGAGCTATAAGATAAGGACACAACAGTGACCACCCTAGTCACCCAGTATAACTGGTCAAATCAAAATAAGGTAAAGCAAACACAATAATCGCCAAGGTGACTTTTAGTGAACTATCAAAGCTGGTGGAGCTTCAGGTTTTGAATCCTAATGGCAGGAAGAGGCGGTTCCAGGTGGACgggcaccagaagtgatgtcagaggtggtatAGCCGTCGATCATCGGGTCTGCAGAGGGGAGGAGGAGAAAGGACATTAGAACACAGCGCCAGCCCCTGGAGAGGCGGTAGAATTTCAGTCACTAGGACTGTCCCCTATGTGCATGCATGTGACACTCTATAGAGATTTATCAAAATGACTTTAGAATGAAATAAATTAGCCATCGCCATGACATGGTGCCTTTTAGGGTCAGGCACTAAATCTGATGCGACAATTGAGTTTTTCTtctgtattaagattcccactcTTCTGGGTTTCTTTGAATAGCTGGAGTGGCCGATTCAATCTTTTGGCAATCGAAACGGGTCTGGGTCTCCTGCAAAATGAATGTCATCTTAGCATTTAGGCCTGAGAGGTGGGAGAAGACATTTTTCTCTTTagatcatgattgagacctttgacattccaggtTGCAAACCGCAATGTATGGGCAGAGAGAGAGGCTGCTTCTGCGCATTTGaggacattttgtaattttgagtAGTGTCCAAAATTCAGTTGAACTCTGATTTCGTTTTGTTGTTGTCTGGTATTATGGCCGAGGAGCTTTGTCATTATTGTGGTGCTTAGAATTGTGGGGGTGACAAGGACAGATAAGGAGTGCCCAGCTCTCTTTCCTTTCTCCCAAACCCCCAGTTTGCTTCCCCAAGTGAGTCTGCACCACACTTCAGGGTCTCAGTCCCCTGACGCGCAGAGAGATGGGGGGGACGTCCAAAACAGAGACCCCCAGCATTGGTATGGTAAGGGTTAGACTGAGACATCTTATGATAGCACAGTCCAGATGCAAAAAACCAGGGGTCTCTtgaaagaaggaagaaaacaATCTCTCTGTTTTATCTTCTATTTGTTCCCCTTCTGTGGTGAAACAAAAAGCAGCCGGAATTAAAGCAGCTTCCTCCACTTACACGTAACAGATTATGCAGATGGGAATTCTCACATGGAGGCGCCCTACAGTAAATCACCGTGAAGAGATTTGTGACATACCAGTGGCTCCTGATTTTAGAAGGACTGCCCACACACGGgtaaagttcaggttttcttaatctgtttgtcCTGCCAACCGTGCCAGTCGAAGGCCATTTGTAGTCATAGGTGGGGTCGATGGATGTCACCCCTCTCCCCCCCATGTCCATTGCAGGTGTTATTAGACTTTGACGACCCATAAACTAATCGTAACCCTAAAGCACACCTACCCCCAATTCAGCCTTTAAGGAGACTTCATAAACGGCACCCAGCGGATAACGGTGCCCACTAAGTATCCTCAGAGTCCGACGACCACTCCCCTTGGTTTCTGAATCACCACACGATTCCTCATGATCACAAACAGCACCCCCTGTGTATTAATATCGTGGACTTTAGGGAGCGTGTGCCCCTTGGTGTCTGAAGCGCACATACTGTTACTTTTCATAAACCACGCCCACTCAGCATCATTGGAGTCTGAAGACCACGCCCCTTGGTGTCTGAAGCGCACATACTGTTACTTTTCATAAACCACGCCCACTCAGCATCATTGGAGTCTGAAGACCACGCCCCTTGGTGTCTGAAGTACACATGCTGTTACTTTTTGTAAACCACGCCCACTCAGCATCATTGGAGTCTGAAGCACACATGCTGTTACTTTTCATAAGCCACGCCCACTCCACACCATCAGAGTCCAAAGACCACACCCCTTAGTGTCAGAAGCGCACACCCCCTCTGTAGTACAAATGGCACTCCCTGTGTATTAATATCGTGGACTTTAGGGAGCGTGTGCCCCTTGGTGTCTGAAGCACACATATTGTTACTTTTTGTAAACCACGCCCGCTCAGCATCATTGGAGTCTGAAGACCACACCCCTTGGTGTCTGAAGCGCACATGCTGTTACTTTTTTGTAAACCACGCCCACTCAGCATCATCAGAGTCCGGAGACCACGCCCCTTGGTGTATGAAGTGTGCATCCTGTTAGTTTCGTGAAAGTGAAAACGAGTTGTCGTGACAGTCACTGCAGGAGGCGGACCCTCGTGAATGAAGATGGAGCAAAGGGTTCAAGGCCTGGGCGCCTCCTTAATGGCCCCGTCTTAAGCGGAGTTAAAGTTATTGAgtgtgggaaaggcgctatatcaagaAAATGTAGTGTTATTATTAATGAATGGAAATCCGCAGTCTCGGCCTGATAGTAAAGCTCGGCCTCCATCTGCTTTGGTCCAAAACTGAAGGCCCCTTCCCATGAGTGGTCACAATTTCTAAGAGATCTCCCGGCTATCGGGGAGAGGCAGGTATCATCTTGAATCTGCCCCTCAGATGGCAAAGAAAGGTGCTGTGGTACCAAGAGGACCCATCACTGGACCCAAGGGGCCAGGCTCCCCACACTGCTGTTAGCCCCCCTCCACCACACTTTACAGCGGGCACAATGCCACCCTGAGTGAtctcctggcatccaccaaacccagactgGTCCATCAGACTGCCATTCCTTTTGCACACCGCTCCAGAGTCTGTGCCATTCCAACTGACACTGCGTCTCCTCTAGTGGTCTTAGGCCCCGTCATGGACACCCACTTCGTGAAGCCCCTGATGCTCACTACTTGTGCTGATGTGGCTCCCAGTGGCAGATTGGAACTCTATAGTGGGTGATGGCACACAGCAGAGGCCATTTTTAGACCATCGAAGACTCCGGTGGGGAGTACTGTGTGTGTGGGAATCGCTTGTGCATTGAAGATTGTTACGTGGAATACGTTTGTGGTGGGAATTGCTGCAGAAGGCACGTTGTGCATTaaagacccatccatccattattaaacccgctacatcctaacacagggtcacgggggtctgctggagccaatcccagccaacacagggctcaaggcaggaaacaaaccccgggcagggtgccagcccaccgcaggtgcaTTAAAGACTCCGGTGGGAAGTACTGTGTGGTGGGAATCGCTTACAAGCACCTCACCCTTTCAAGGATGGGCTGCTGTTAAAGAAGGTAATCCTGGTGAATTGCGATGTTAAAAGCTCGCTGCCCTAGACGTGAATTCCTTCTCAGACGATGCGGTTCTCATTGGGGTGACAATAAAACAAAGAGATCGAGAGAGGTGACCGGCTTCTGCTTTGTGGTCAGTGACTCACTAGTGCCAGCATTGCGCCCAGCATTGGTAAATTCCCTGTGGAAGTTACTCGATGCCCTCACGCGTTGAGGTCCGTATTCTGGTAAAGTGAGGAGAGCCCACAAGGCGCTATACATGTAACAGGAAATGCAGCCGACTTAGAGGAAGTACACCCGCCGCTGGAACTTCCCCAAAGCCCCcacatacactgaaaaaagtttggtaatgattcacacgtaatattttcaatctgaaccaatataaatcttttttagcttattgatcccacaatttttcaGTTGAGGCGAACCATTTAGAGTGACtgggtgtaattcacttgtttttttactgaagttAATCTATTTGTTaagttgttcttctggcagttggaaagccaggaCGCTGGGAAGTTCgactggaaaaaaatacaaacggcctctcaaacacagcacacgaacaaccgaaaatattaagtttactgaaataggatttttgtGTTAATTCCCTCCACcgtaacttactttggtacaaacacattttattttactttgattgagatctgagaCCAAATATTttaagctacaacactaaatgactaatctgaagttgcttgaaagagaaaatgtacgttgaatgaacaacatcagtGTTGtactttttttcagtgtatacaGATGGTGCTTGTTAGCCTGTGGTCTGGTGTGGAGGTGCCAGCTGGGCACCCCGGCGATGGCCTCTCCATTAACCCCccgtgtttctttctttttttctcaggaAGGGACTCTGCCCGGCATGCCTTTGAACTTCACTGTGGATAACTTCACCTGCTATGACCCCTCTGTGGAGGGCTACCGCTATTTTGGCGTCCTCTGGGGGGTGGCGGTGACCCTCGTGGGCACGGTGGGCAACTCCTTGACCCTGCTGGCTTTCGCCACGGACCGCAAGCTGCAGACGCCCTTCAACGCGCTCATCCTGAACCTGACCGTGGCGGACCTCCTCTACTGCACCTTCCTGCAGCCCATCTCGGTGGACTCGTACCTGCACCTGCGCTGGCGCTGCGGGCCCAGCTTCTGCCGCCTCTTCGGCCTGCTGCTCTTCCTCTCCAACTCGGTGTCCGTCCTCACGCTGTGCCTGATTGCCGCCAGCCGCTACCTGCTCATCGCTCACCGGCAGACCTTCGAGCGCATCTTCTGCCGCTCCGGCCTGGTGCTCATCCTGCTGTCCACCTGGGCGCTGGGCCTCGCCAGCTTCAGCCCGCTCTGGAATTTCTACGTCTTCGCCAAGCAGGTGTGCACCTGCAGCTTCCACCGCGTGCGAGCGCAGCCCTACACCACCATCTTGCTCTTCTTCTACTTCATCTTCGCCCAGAGCTGCGTGGGTGTCTTCTACTTTCTGATCCACCGCAAGGTGAGGTTGGCCTCCAAGAACCTGGAGCAGTACAAGCTGCCGCGGGCAGCGCCTACCAAGACGCCCGTGGTGGATGCCGACAGTGGGCTGGAGAGCATCAGCACCAACGTGACGGACGCCCCCGAGAGCAGCGAGATGTCCACCGGGCGGCCCAATAGCAGCGAGACGTGGACCGGGCGGCCCAAGAGAAGCATGGCAGTCGGTGGTACGGTGGTGCCACCCGCCTCCAAGGACTCAGACGGCGAGTTCCGCCGGGTCAACCGCATGTGCTTCACTGTCTTCCTCTGCTTCGTCTTCTGCTTCGCGCCTTTCCTCCTCCTCAACATCTTCGACAAGAAAGGCCAAGCGCCGCAGGTGGTCCACATGCTCTGCGCCAACCTCACGTGGCTCAACAGCTGCATCAACCCCATCCTGTACGCCGCCATGAACCGCCAGTTCAGCCAGGCCTACCGCAGCCTCCTCGGCCGCTTGGTCCAGCCGCTGGTGGCCATTTGGCCCAGGAAGTGACCACCGAGGGCAGGTGGTCTTGACTGGACCGTAATGTGACAGACTTTGACATGGCAAGCGACCCCAAATCCCCAGTGCCGGTCTTAAAGCTGAGCCTTTctgtaatatagcgcctttctcatagTGGATTCCAAATGCAATGGTCTGTCTGTTTTTCTAAAGAGACATTTCTACTCCCCTCTGTTATGTCGcatcgcctgtgtgtgtgtgtgtatatgtacagtatatggatgtatatagcgccttttgcagTGTGGACTGTTGTTAAATTCTGCCATGAATAAAAAGAAACCACACATCCAGGATCGGGTGacgtgacaaaaaaaaaaggagtgcaGTCCCCtcgctcatatagcgccttttcacctTCTTCAGTCAGAGGGCTGACCTTAATGGAAcacagcgccccctgctggccccgTCATAATGACAGCGAATTCTCTTACATACCAAACCTTCAcctacataagggtagtctgtcagctctgcgatccaaattcaaagagttaggtaccaagctgaggagcagaactgacaaggtagtcttctccgaagttctgcctgtgccacgcgccagtccaggtaagattgaggagattagaaggcttaacgcgtggctcaaatcttggtgcagggtagaagggtataggtttatggggcattgggactccttttggaacagatgggacctgctccgccgtgacgggttacatctgaacggaggggcaccaatgtattggggaggcgtatgtgtaggctagtcgaggatttggagggcagggagtttaggacaggccagatttagatctatacatggaagaacaaacaatggtgtagaaataaaaatgcatagtaatgtaaattttaagcaaacacgtaaagatagaaggattaacacattaaaaatagcttgccttaatgctagaagtatcaaaaataaggtaagtgagttggagttgtatgtagcagagcacaattatgatattatagcaataacggaaacctggctaaataacaaagatggggatgagtgtaacatagagggatacacattattaggaaggatagacagaacagaaaaggaggtggggttgctgtttatgccaaacagggattaaatgtaagtcatcttcagttggatgatgagccccatcttagtgaggacgtgtggcttcacctggaaaatattagggaaaaggtctcattttaggagtgtgttatagaccacccaattcagacagtaatttcaacacacatcttttagtaatatcaaaaggcaagtttacaggggatattatagtcatggggactttaattatccaaatattaactgggataaccttacagatggaggagcacaagagcaggagttttagaagtaatcagcgactgtttttaacacagcatgttaaagcaccaacaaggggtgaagcctgtctggatttagtattctgtaataatcaggatagaattgagggtgtagaggtgattgaaccactagggtcaagtgaccataatgtaatacaattctcagtattttgtaagagtacagatgcaaagactaaaattgttaagttgaactttagtagggctaattttgagcagatgtgacaaagtctaagtaggatagactgggataagcttttaaatgtggagacagtcgaggagcagtggaacaggtttaaaatgttttacatgtaatgcaggacagatacatacctaaatttggaagtaataggaaactaaaaaatctccacgatggattaataaagatttaaaaagaagttgcaaaggaaaaactgctgtataaggcatataagactaatgactgcaaagagaaccgtagcgtatgagaaaatgagggcaaccattaagaaggatatcagagaggctaaaagacagttggagaggaatatagcagataaggcgaaagaagaccccaagagattctttcagtattttagtagtaaaagaacagttaaggaggaggtcaagttcatcaggaacagtaaagggaattaaaagatacagacaatgaaatagcagatgccctaaacttacatttttctgaggtgtttacaagtgagcaagtggataacctgccagaggtaacacaactactaaggaggtactgagggatttggaaattgtagaggagaagtgctgctcagattaaataagatgaaatcaaacaaatcaccaggcccagataatatttatcctcgtgttcttaaggaggctagtgagtacatatataaacccttgacacatttttaggaagtcactgtgcactggagagattccaaaggactggaaaatggcaaatatcatcccattatataaaaagggtgacagggcagatccaagcaactataggccagtaagcttaacaagcatcacaggaaaattaatggaaggaattattaaggataagattgagcaacacatgacaaggacaggagttattctgaac
This genomic interval carries:
- the gpr84 gene encoding G-protein coupled receptor 84 isoform X2 translates to MEGTLPGMPLNFTVDNFTCYDPSVEGYRYFGVLWGVAVTLVGTVGNSLTLLAFATDRKLQTPFNALILNLTVADLLYCTFLQPISVDSYLHLRWRCGPSFCRLFGLLLFLSNSVSVLTLCLIAASRYLLIAHRQTFERIFCRSGLVLILLSTWALGLASFSPLWNFYVFAKQVCTCSFHRVRAQPYTTILLFFYFIFAQSCVGVFYFLIHRKVRLASKNLEQYKLPRAAPTKTPVVDADSGLESISTNVTDAPESSEMSTGRPNSSETWTGRPKRSMAVGGTVVPPASKDSDGEFRRVNRMCFTVFLCFVFCFAPFLLLNIFDKKGQAPQVVHMLCANLTWLNSCINPILYAAMNRQFSQAYRSLLGRLVQPLVAIWPRK
- the gpr84 gene encoding G-protein coupled receptor 84 isoform X1 — its product is MTEEGTLPGMPLNFTVDNFTCYDPSVEGYRYFGVLWGVAVTLVGTVGNSLTLLAFATDRKLQTPFNALILNLTVADLLYCTFLQPISVDSYLHLRWRCGPSFCRLFGLLLFLSNSVSVLTLCLIAASRYLLIAHRQTFERIFCRSGLVLILLSTWALGLASFSPLWNFYVFAKQVCTCSFHRVRAQPYTTILLFFYFIFAQSCVGVFYFLIHRKVRLASKNLEQYKLPRAAPTKTPVVDADSGLESISTNVTDAPESSEMSTGRPNSSETWTGRPKRSMAVGGTVVPPASKDSDGEFRRVNRMCFTVFLCFVFCFAPFLLLNIFDKKGQAPQVVHMLCANLTWLNSCINPILYAAMNRQFSQAYRSLLGRLVQPLVAIWPRK
- the gpr84 gene encoding G-protein coupled receptor 84 isoform X3 yields the protein MPLNFTVDNFTCYDPSVEGYRYFGVLWGVAVTLVGTVGNSLTLLAFATDRKLQTPFNALILNLTVADLLYCTFLQPISVDSYLHLRWRCGPSFCRLFGLLLFLSNSVSVLTLCLIAASRYLLIAHRQTFERIFCRSGLVLILLSTWALGLASFSPLWNFYVFAKQVCTCSFHRVRAQPYTTILLFFYFIFAQSCVGVFYFLIHRKVRLASKNLEQYKLPRAAPTKTPVVDADSGLESISTNVTDAPESSEMSTGRPNSSETWTGRPKRSMAVGGTVVPPASKDSDGEFRRVNRMCFTVFLCFVFCFAPFLLLNIFDKKGQAPQVVHMLCANLTWLNSCINPILYAAMNRQFSQAYRSLLGRLVQPLVAIWPRK